The following are encoded together in the Malaya genurostris strain Urasoe2022 chromosome 3, Malgen_1.1, whole genome shotgun sequence genome:
- the LOC131437374 gene encoding zinc finger protein 7-like: protein MENILLKEAIIMANSNNMCRLCLSANGITEPICYDQRDQFLLQKIFECTTLQITPLTGIPSSLCTICKARLDEFYQFRWQCIKNDEIIRRIADNFPKPQPTEAASQNPKQELIEPQPSGDTAAAPVDDSSEYNVTEKGHSNEREAHGRFEHNHHTQHQETVPAGRLEQLSYNIGDHNHPNQYGVGPPPASTVPTTDGFPPDTKYSVQHSVVQQFEFADFRRKRGRPPKQKYDQYHHPVVKYGENSIDGIKTQRSIDCSDSGPMIEEPETILTYGENSSRGSDYQHEQIYNGWSNQPKIKLEQVDHHSVRYDEPPPDAHEQKHEDYMKHSTINPAQPMLIPDGFVKRSRGRPPREGGCPNQDRTEYRFQCQYCDARFKAAINLKLHTNTHTGERPYKCQLCDKCFAHPSNLSVHSKLHSQERVKREGTHSEKKFQCPYCHTLFALAFQLKIHINTHTGLKPYVCKNCGKGFAQPSNLHVHVKKHCHKRMDYDAVSLSTSHQISSHPNHQTSPQTSYQPLPSHHHPLPPPPPPPSQQEHSSSHISQTAPNPNAGEPNHTHPSHHQQQQQSIGATPTVVEHPQKVHQHDVPPVSTARPLPLSIPSVMLV from the exons ATGGAAAATATTCTTCTAAAAGAAGCAATAATCATGGC TAACAGCAATAATATGTGCCGCTTGTGCTTATCGGCAAATGGGATTACCGAGCCAATCTGCTATGACCAACGTGATCAGTTTCTGCTGCAGAAAATTTTCGAATGTACTACGTTGCAG ataactcCATTGACCGGTATTCCGTCCTcgttgtgcaccatttgtaaagCGCGTCTAGATGAGTTCTATCAGTTCCGTTGGCAGTGTATTAAAAACGATGAGATTATCCGTCGTATTGCTGATAATTTCCCGAAACCACAGCCCACTGAAGCAGCTAGTCAAAATCCCAAACAGGAGTTAATTGAACCGCAGCCAAGTGGCGATACTGCAGCTGCACCGGTAGACGATTCGTCCGAATATAACGTTACTGAGAAAGGGCACTCGAATGAACGGGAAGCACATGGACGATTTGAGCATAATCATCATACACAACATCAAGAAACCGTTCCCGCAGGAAGATTGGAACAGCTCAGTTATAACATTGGAGATCATAACCATCCCAATCAGTACGGTGTGGGTCCACCACCAGCTTCCACTGTACCAACAACCGATGGTTTTCCCCCGGACACAAAGTATTCGGTGCAGCATTCCGTTGTGCAGCAATTCGAGTTTGCGGATTTTCGGAGGAAGCGTGGTCGCCCTCCCAAGCAAAAATACGACCAGTATCACCATCCTGTCGTGAAATACGGCGAGAATTCTATTGACGGTATCAAAACACAAAGATCGATAGACTGCTCTGACTCTGGCCCAATGATTGAAGAACCCGAAACCATATTGACTTACGGTGAAAATTCTTCCAGAGGGAGCGATTACCAACATGAGCAGATTTATAATGGTTGGAGCAACCAGCCAAAAATCAAACTAGAACAGGTGGATCATCATTCGGTACGTTATGATGAGCCACCCCCCGATGCTCACGAACAAAAGCATGAAGATTATATGAAGCATTCAACAATTAATCCGGCACAACCTATGCTTATACCGGACGGTTTTGTGAAACGAAGCAGAGGCCGACCACCGCGAGAAGGGGGATGCCCTAACCAAGACCGAACCGAATACCGTTTCCAATGTCAATATTGTGATGCTAGATTCAAGGCCGCCATCAATTTGAAgttacacacaaacacacacactggTGAAAGGCCTTACAAATGTCAACTGTGTGACAAGTGTTTTGCTCATCCGAGTAACCTGAGCGTACACAGCAAACTCCACTCGCAGGAACGAGTAAAACGAGAGGGCACTCATTCCGAGAAGAAATTTCAATGTCCCTACTGTCATACACTGTTTGCACTTGCATTTCAACTGAAAATCCACATTAACACTCACACCGGACTAAAACCGTACGTCTGTAAAAATTGTGGCAAAGGCTTTGCCCAACCGAGTAACTTACATGTACACGTGAAAAAACACTGTCACAAACGAATGGACTACGATGCCGTTTCGCTTTCAACCTCTCATCAAATTTCCTCGCATCCAAACCATCAAACATCGCCACAAACAAGTTATCAGCCATTGCCGTCGCACCATCATCCTCTACCGCCGCCGCCACCACCACCGTCACAACAAGAGCATTCGTCGAGCCACATATCGCAAACAGCTCCCAATCCGAATGCAGGTGAACCGAATCATACTCATCCATCAcaccatcaacaacaacaacaatcgaTAGGAGCAACACCTACCGTGGTAGAACATCCCCAAAAGGTACATCAACACGATGTACCCCCGGTCAGTACAGCCAGACCACTTCCATTGAGCATACCCTCGGTAATGTTAGTTTAA